CTGGTTGGAGCCGAGACCCCGGACACGACGGCTTTCGGAGATGCCGAGCCGCTCCATGATCTGCTTGGCGCGGACCTTGCCGACGCCGGGAAGGGACTCGAGCAGGGCGGAGACCTTCATCTTGCCGATGACGTCGTTCTCCTGGCCCTGCTTGATGACCTCGTGGAGCGAGGCGCCGGAGTGCTTGAGTCGATTCTTGACCTCGGCCCGCTCCCGGCGAGCCGCGGCGGCCTTTTCGAGCGCGGCTGCGCGCTGTTCAG
This DNA window, taken from Streptomyces sp. SCSIO 30461, encodes the following:
- a CDS encoding integration host factor; the protein is MALPPLTPEQRAAALEKAAAARRERAEVKNRLKHSGASLHEVIKQGQENDVIGKMKVSALLESLPGVGKVRAKQIMERLGISESRRVRGLGSNQIASLEREFGGGAA